The proteins below come from a single Biomphalaria glabrata chromosome 10, xgBioGlab47.1, whole genome shotgun sequence genomic window:
- the LOC106079954 gene encoding peroxisomal membrane protein PEX16-like → MAELLQNLYQEYKNAISNNYTAIAQFESAFRLVSYAIAGRFEDSTILSELLYSASNLLVLFNDAIIKKASGILPKVSTSQERLQSLVTILEYVGVFIEITAQRLYGDVGKWFAITVLQIAKCVCRLLLFAKHNVGIQAVPPISPIDREAVLKQAVAHKQKLQTVDKLPSEQTTCVVPEVTFQLKRSGKVMRSLSTTPPMKLRDWKLPSQKPVLKSISGDGKPSKLSRAQMWGEGLYIVKPLIHLASLYCCGSSSYKPWLLSSGLDVTSLYLIGDTKELNYQEQAELRKRALMLAMYLLRSPFYDRYSKQKVLGLLRGLSNTIPGVSLVLGPLMDYLPVWQKIYFYTWST, encoded by the exons ATGGCTGAACTGCTGCAAAATTTGTACCAAGAATATAAAAATGCTATTAGTAATAACTATACTGCAATTGCTCAGTTTGAATCAGCTTTCAGACTAGTATCATATGCTATAGCAG GTAGATTTGAAGATTCAACTATACTGTCTGAGCTGTTATACTCTGCATCCAATCTCTTGGTCTTATTCAATGATGCTATTATCAAGAAAGCTTCTGGCATTCTACCTAAAGTT TCCACTTCCCAAGAGCGCCTGCAGAGCCTTGTTACAATATTAGAGTATGTTGgtgtttttattgaaattacTGCTCAGAGATTATACGGGGATGTTGGCAAGTGGTTTGCTATAACAGTGTTACAGATTGCCAA GTGTGTTTGTCGATTACTTTTGTTTGCTAAACACAATGTTGGAATACAAGCTGTGCCGCCTATATCTCCTATCGACAGAGAAGCTGTTTTAAAGCAGGCTGTAGCACATAAACAGAAATTACAG ACAGTAGATAAATTACCATCAGAGCAGACGACCTGTGTTGTTCCAGAAGTCACATTCCAGTTAAAAAGATCAGGCAAAGTCATGAGATCATTATCAACGA CACCACCAATGAAACTTCGTGATTGGAAACTTCCATCCCAGAAGCCAGTGCTCAAAAGTATCTCTGGGGATGGCAAGCCCAGCAAGCTGTCTCGAGCTCAGATGTGGGGTGAAGGTCTTTACATCGTGAAGCCACTCATTCACT TAGCAAGTTTGTATTGCTGTGGTTCATCTTCCTATAAGCCCTGGCTGTTATCATCAGGTCTTGATGTTACTAG TCTGTATTTAATTGGTGACACCAAAGAGTTGAACTATCAGGAGCAGGCAGAATTAAGAAAAAGAGCTCTGATGTTGGCCATGTATTTGTTACGATCACCTTTTTACGATCGATATTCCAA GCAAAAAGTGTTGGGTTTGCTGAGAGGATTGTCAAACACAATACCTGGAGTTTCATTAGTCTTAG gTCCACTCATGGATTACTTACCAGTTTGGCAAAAGATTTATTTCTACACCTGGTCGACATAA